The Thermodesulfovibrionia bacterium genome contains the following window.
ATAATGCGCGCGTCAAGAAATCCGGGGCGCGGGGAGCAAGGTCGCTTCTGTGTCACTGCTGTAATACAAAAGCCCTTTCCCCACCCTCACCCTTTTTTATTTTGCAGATGGCAGGATGTTTTACCGGCATGTTTTCCGAGGTGAAACTTGTTTTTCCGGTTACGCCTATACACTCTTTTCGATTGATTAATGCTTCTCTTACCAGCGTGGTATCAGTCGAGCCTGCGTCCTTGATCGCATCGGCAACCAGCATGAAAGTATCATAGGCCAAAGCAGCAAACCGGTCGGGCTTGTCTTTCCCGAAATCTTTTATAAACTCGTCCATTTTGGCTGATTTGTTATCAGCAAAAAAGGTGGTGTATGTAAGAGTTTCGTTTACAGCTTCTCCACCCTTTAAATATTCTTCTGAATAGAGATCTTCGCCACCGATGATGGGAAGGGTTAGCCCCGCTTTTTTCAGCTCCTGGGCAAGTAGCACCGCTTCTGTAGCCCCTCCCGTATAGATCACTCCATGCAAGACATCAGGACTTTTCTTTATCGCACTAATAACCGCACCCATGTTGTGCCCTCCGGTAAAGGAATCATAGGTGTCAGCCTGTACTTTTATCACTCCGTGATATTTATCAAGCGCCTTCATAAACAGCGAACTTAAATCAAGAGAAAATTCATTATCCGCAGCGGTAACCAATACGTAATTAACATATCCCAGCTCTGTGACTGCGTATTTTATTAAATCCTCCGTTGCGGTTTCATCAGGAACGGCGGTACGAAACACATACTGGCCGCTGCCTTTGAGGTGCCTCCTTGATCCGACGGAGATAAATATGGTCTTGGACTCGTTAACCAAGTGAACAGGCGAAAAGGTGGACGAGCCTGTAGGGGCCGCTAATATTGCGATAGCTCTCTGGCTGATAAGATCCTTCACAATCTTGGTGGCCAGACCGATGTCGCTTTGATCATCAAAGTGAAGCACCTTGATTTCTTTGCCTGCTATTCCACCCTGGGCATTGAATCGCTTGGCCGCCGCCAAAGCACCTGCCACTACACTCGTACCGTAGGCCGCTTCCTCACCCGTTTCGGGTCCGACAATGCCTATGATCAGGGGTCTTTCGTCTTTTACTGTTTCAGGCGCCTTTGCCCCTTTTTTATCCGAGCAGCCAGATAGTAGCGACATCACCATTACCACAATAACCATCATGCTGATTTTGTTATGGGGTGTATTCATAGGAGTATTGATTTGGTCTCATTAAAAAAAGGACGCATCGGCTTATCAAACCATAATCTCTTGATTGCCGCCGAACGGGCGGACGCATTCAAGTCTGGCGCTGGCGAGAACGCCATGTGGCAGGGGATTGCAGGCCGTGCTTCTTTCCATGACGCCCCAATGCCATGCATCATGCCAGATTCAGATCCTGGCCGCCCAGACTCACTCGTCGCTGGAAATACGGCTCTTCATTTTCATTGAAAAAGGCTCCAACTCATGTGCCGGCATCCGCCTCCAGCAATTTATCCATATTTAAAATGAGCGTGTCGACCAGACCCTCTTCGACATCAAATACTTTTTTCGCCTGATCAACCTTGGCAAAATATCCTCTCTT
Protein-coding sequences here:
- a CDS encoding ABC transporter substrate-binding protein, which produces MNTPHNKISMMVIVVMVMSLLSGCSDKKGAKAPETVKDERPLIIGIVGPETGEEAAYGTSVVAGALAAAKRFNAQGGIAGKEIKVLHFDDQSDIGLATKIVKDLISQRAIAILAAPTGSSTFSPVHLVNESKTIFISVGSRRHLKGSGQYVFRTAVPDETATEDLIKYAVTELGYVNYVLVTAADNEFSLDLSSLFMKALDKYHGVIKVQADTYDSFTGGHNMGAVISAIKKSPDVLHGVIYTGGATEAVLLAQELKKAGLTLPIIGGEDLYSEEYLKGGEAVNETLTYTTFFADNKSAKMDEFIKDFGKDKPDRFAALAYDTFMLVADAIKDAGSTDTTLVREALINRKECIGVTGKTSFTSENMPVKHPAICKIKKGEGGERAFVLQQ